Within Aspergillus oryzae RIB40 DNA, chromosome 2, the genomic segment TCTGTCGCTAATTCGCTCTTCTCCCTGTAAAGTACAGCCATGTGAAACTATAAGCTGAATCCGAACGCTGCATATTTTATTTATCCTGCAGCTTCACTGAATAGGATGCTGCAACCATCATGAGGCAGAGTCGCTCATTAGAATTGGGCATATACTTCCTGTGACTGTTACCAACTGCATTCCTTACATGTTTCAGGTGACAGACAAGATGTGCGCAAGTGCTTAGCAAGTTTCAGCAAATTTGGTTGCTTACTCGGCATGGTCAATGACATACTACAGTTGGAGAACCCGCCCATCCATTCCTGATGCTTTATGAAACCATACATGCATTCTCCATCCCGGTACAGCGTGATCAACCTGCGAATACTGGCATATACTACTTCAAATGTTTTGGTCCGAGAAAGACAGCTGACCTGACAGTAGCTTGTGTCTGATGATCGAGAAACCGGATTAGTCCGAAGTGACAGTTCGGGAAGGTTACCGAAAAGTTTAGCCATTTGGACCTTCCGACGCCTGTGTGGGTGAACCAATCCTGATAAGATATTGTCAATATTTAGTTCTTGAAGGCCTGTTAATAGAATGACCAGCCTCCAGCTACATGTTGTAAACTTTATTACTCCAAATCAACCTTGGAGAGAGGGTAGTTGCTACCTCCGCGGCTGGAGGGGTtgaaatgtatatataaacGAGGGACACAGACACGTTTGTCAAGTTTCCTCTAGATAATGCTTGTAGATGGATTCAAAGGCAAGCCAGAAACTGTGTCGACATACATCCTCCGATCTGTAGGCATAAGGTTAAGTAAATCTACGAGTTAAGAGGACTTAGCCCACGGTCCGTTCGGATAATACCACTTATGGGCGTAGCCTCTAGTCGATGATTATTGAACAATATTTGGGATTTCAAAATTTGACGGAATGGCATTGGTACGGTCTTCTAGCTGAACAAAAAGGTTCCCATAGGAACCGGGATAAGCTGTGGCACTGATTGGATGCAGATGAGGcatgttggtgttggatgtCCACCTTACGTTTGATCGAGTAGTAGTGTCGATGTCACCCAGTGATAATAATTACTAAAACAATGATATACATGCATAACTGAATGAGTGGTACTGCTGAGTCCGAAAGGTTGCAGAATTGGAACATATTATGTTGAAAGAAAGATTTTAAAAAACATATATAGGGGTAAAATAGCAAAAATaatagaggaagagaataaaagaagaaCTATTTGTTGTGATACTTCTTAATgtgatatctactactagtaagtactagtagtacttaTTGGTGGCTGATGGGGCTGCACTATAGCCGCCTGACGCTCTCCGGAGTTGCTTCCTGAGGCCGGCGTCACCACTGCTTACCACTACCACGTCAACCCTCAACCCCCCAATTGATTcattcctcctcttccattccacttccttcttcatcgccaCTACGACGTTCACGACCACTGCTTTTATCCCAGTTCTTGTCTGGTACTCATCACTAATTCATTCAGATACTTGCTTTCCTTTTACTGTGTATATCTTTATTCCTTTCTCGTTCTCTGTTCTAACTGTTGTCCTCCTGACTTATCTTTCCATAACTTCCACCCCCCCAAAAACGGACAACCGGAAAATACGCAGTGTCACCTTCCCGCCCACGCTCGGTCAACTACCTTCTGAGTAACGGATGGCGGGTTAAACGGTCGACAGACGAGCGAGCCCTCTTCGTCCAGCTCTGGTTAACATAAACTTATGGCCAGAACAAGGCCCAACCTTCACCGCCAGGACCCTCTTGAGGATTCATCCACTGGAGCCCCCGCCACTGCCGCCAGGTACATACTAGATCTACTTCCCTTTCCCTGCGCAGTTTGTTTCGCCTTATGACGCTTCATATCCTGCCTCTTTCGTCGTCGTGGCCCCGCACAGTCTATGACTTTGGGATCTGCTAGAAAGCCCGAGGTCGAGCTCTGCATCCCAATCCTGTCTGCTATCTTCCCCTACTACGCCGAGTCCATCGGTCATTGTGTGGAAAGACTGCTTTTCCTTACGTTACTCCAACCTTTATTTACCACCTATCTTATCCTGTCGCTCCCATACCTACCCCTCACTTAACTTTTTGTCATTGCCGTGACTCGGAAGTGCTCAGCTTCTCATGTCCTCCAGGATTACTCGCTCAGCCGCGAGACTAGCTGCAGAACCCCCTCCGCCCGCCACCTCAGGTCCCTCTCCCGCGAATCCCGCCGCTGGTTCGGCCCCAAATCGGAAGCGTAAAGTCCCCTCACGAAGCGATCGATCTGTGGAAGCCCCCGGACAGCCGAATCCTCCGTCCCCCCCACGGAGAGCTAAGAAACAGCGGCGTGCAGCTTCCCCCCAGCCGGCGGCCGCCTCTGCTGCTCCCCGCCGTGGTACCCGAAATCGTCCAGCTATGTCCCAATCCGGGTGAGTTTGAGGTGCTTCGCGGCGATCCTCGAGGTTGTTGCTGATTGACGTGTTGCCTCTAGTCCATCCTCACATCCAACGGAGGAGCCTTCGAGGAACCAGCCGTCACCCCCGACATCTAGAAGAAAATCGAGCAGAAATGGGAAGGTGTCACAAGGTAAGGTTACACGGACGATGCTCGATGCCTTTTTCACAACCCTACTCCCCCACTGGCCAAGCGACTCGGTTAACACATTACTTCGTCAGATCGCTTTTCAACTGCCCAATCCCCACCACCTCGGCGTCAACAGAAGAAGCGCTCATCGAGAAATAATCCAGATGTCATCATGAAAGAGGCGGATGAGGACGTCGAACGACGTGAACGGAGTGAGGAACGAGATTCGTCTCCACCAAGTGATAGCAACGATGGAACCAATCATTCGGgccttgatgatgacgatggagATCTATTTCACAATAGTCTGTTTGGCTCGCGCAGTCCCCTGGGGCTTCAGAGCACCCTACGTGCGCTGTCTGGGATGATGACGGGCATGTCATCCCGCTTGCGAGAAATCCTGTGCAATCTCAGAGCGAAGGATGACCCATCCATCCAATTGATTGCTTTACAGGAGCTTTCAGATCTCTTACTCGTATCTAATGAGGATAATCTTTCCGGACAGTTCTCCCCCGATCCCTACGTAAAGGAATTGGTCTCGTTAATGCAGCCGAATGAATTTGGCGAAGAAAATCCCGAAATCATGCTCCTGGCATGTCGCTGCTTGGCGAATTTGATGGAGGCTCTTCGCGGCTCCGTAGCCAACGTTGTCTACGGGGGTGCTGTGCCGATTTTGTGTCAGAAGTTGCTGGATATACAGTTCATTGATCTGGCCGAACAAGCCTTGAGCGTAAGTTCGCCGCTAGACCTGTTAACTCGGCTTCTGAGACCTATGCTAAAAACTCCCAGACTTTGGCCAAAATATCCGTAGATTTTCCTGCCTCTATTGTTCGGGAGGGGGGCTTGACTGCTTGTTTGACATATCTCGACTTCTTCCCGACTAGTACACAGCGTACGGCGGTGACTACGGCAGCAAATTGCTGCCGTAACCTCCCACACGATTCCTTTCCTGTGGTGCGGGATGTGATGCCCACACTTCTAAATGTGCTGTCTAGCAATGACCCAAAGGTGATGGAGCAAGGTTGTTTGTGTGTCTCCCGAATTGTGGAGAGTTTCAAGCATAAGCCGGAGAAACTGGAGGAGCTTATCGAACCCGCCATGTTGAAGGCGGTCCTCCGTCTGCTGCTGCCAGGTACCACCAATCTAATTGGCCCGCACATTCACACCCAGTTCCTCCGCGTTCTAGCGATAGTGTCAAAAGCCAGCCCCAGGTTGTCTGTAGAATTATTGAAGATGAACGTGGTCGATACTTTATACCAAATCTTGACTGGGGTATCGCCGCCAGGCAACCTGGAAGATACGACCGTTAAGATGGACAGTGTGCTTGTGATGCAAGCCTTGATACACCGGCCTAGGGAGCAGGTCCTTGAAACGCTTAATGTGATTTGCGAAATGTTACCTGGCGTTCCTGGTCGACATGTACCACAAACCGACGGATGGCTTAATTCCCCCCTCGACAGCGATCCGTCCCTTGGCTTAAAGTCGCCCAAGGCGAAAGAAGTAGCCGAAAAGAGACGCTCTCTATTACTAGAATGCCAAGGCGAGCTCAAGCGTTTTGCTATGATCCTGCTGCCAACGTTGACCGACGCTTACTCGAGTACTGTCAACCTAGAGGTGCGGCAAAAGGTTCTCATCGCTCAGCTTAAGATGTTGCACCATTTAGATGCCGgtctggtggaggaagctcTACGATCCGTGCCATATGCCTCGTTCCTGGCGGCAATTTTATCTCAGAAAGACCATCCGTCGTTGGTTTCGTCAGCGCTGCGGTGCTCTGAACTTCTCTTCCAGCGCTTGGAACATGTGTACCAGTACCAATTCCATCGCGAAGGTGTTGTCTCAGAAGTTTTCAAGTTGGCGGAGGGACCTTTGTCGGATGAGAAGCAGACCAAGCCTTCCTCTGATCCACCCGCTGCTATGGACACCTCGAGCGATTCACGCCGGGAAGCCGAAGACGCCGATGGCGCGGGAGATGACGATGCTCATCATGACGACTATGATGAGCAAGAGGATGAGCGGGACGAGAACGACGACATGTCGGAATCCGATAGCTCTTCATTATCCGGCCAAGTGATCTCTACAAGGGTAGACAACGCAATGAAGGACCTCGTTATCCGCGATGCTCGGACGTTTGTTGATCTCTACGAAGCCAGCCATGGTAGAGACATGCGAGAGAAAGCTATACAAGTCCTGACCGAATTACGAAATCTCGCCTCGAATATAGAAGCCTGCTATAGTGGAGACGCACGTGAGGACGGCCTTGCGCTTTTCGAAAAACTGGCCGCGTACTTCGACGGTGACGCACTCGAGAGTATCACTAGCTCCGAATTACTGAACTCGGGTATCATCAAGGTGTTGCTGGACGTGTTTGGTGACTTTAATCTTTCGTCTATGCGCAAGGCTCGTGCTGCCTTTCTACAGGCATTCATGGGATCTACTATCTCCGAGAAAGCCCGAAGCCAAAGCACTGCTACGACTCCATTCAGTGTCCTGATCCAGAAATTGCAGGACTTGCT encodes:
- a CDS encoding HECT-type E3 ubiquitin transferase UFD4 (ubiquitin-protein ligase), with the translated sequence MKEADEDVERRERSEERDSSPPSDSNDGTNHSGLDDDDGDLFHNSLFGSRSPLGLQSTLRALSGMMTGMSSRLREILCNLRAKDDPSIQLIALQELSDLLLVSNEDNLSGQFSPDPYVKELVSLMQPNEFGEENPEIMLLACRCLANLMEALRGSVANVVYGGAVPILCQKLLDIQFIDLAEQALSTLAKISVDFPASIVREGGLTACLTYLDFFPTSTQRTAVTTAANCCRNLPHDSFPVVRDVMPTLLNVLSSNDPKVMEQGCLCVSRIVESFKHKPEKLEELIEPAMLKAVLRLLLPGTTNLIGPHIHTQFLRVLAIVSKASPRLSVELLKMNVVDTLYQILTGVSPPGNLEDTTVKMDSVLVMQALIHRPREQVLETLNVICEMLPGVPGRHVPQTDGWLNSPLDSDPSLGLKSPKAKEVAEKRRSLLLECQGELKRFAMILLPTLTDAYSSTVNLEVRQKVLIAQLKMLHHLDAGLVEEALRSVPYASFLAAILSQKDHPSLVSSALRCSELLFQRLEHVYQYQFHREGVVSEVFKLAEGPLSDEKQTKPSSDPPAAMDTSSDSRREAEDADGAGDDDAHHDDYDEQEDERDENDDMSESDSSSLSGQVISTRVDNAMKDLVIRDARTFVDLYEASHGRDMREKAIQVLTELRNLASNIEACYSGDAREDGLALFEKLAAYFDGDALESITSSELLNSGIIKVLLDVFGDFNLSSMRKARAAFLQAFMGSTISEKARSQSTATTPFSVLIQKLQDLLSRTEHFEVLTVSHNSLENTRSNAAHMLGKQLRLKLVADEDSDIPRTYRSIMVSIHAIATFKALDDFLHPRISLVAQNPAGNNSLATAGRPFSSYAAAMASIPSDWHLEFSVDGNPITGDTTIYRAVHHNRQDSDTSGRHVWSAVHTVKFRRVPGPPPPEPTALTSSTPESAAKNASTEMPPSLSQDTTTASILQLLRLLHEMNATLDDIVTESKELVALKPEALAQFINTKLTAKLNRQLEEPLIVASSCLPSWSEDLARLFPFLFPFETRHLFLQSTAFGYSRAMMRWHNSQNGDDGRNDHRRDDRPFLGRLQRQKVRISRSRILESAMKVMELYGSSPSVLEVEYFEEVGTGLGPTLEFYSTVSKEFSKKKLKIWRENDCNDAEEFAFGKRGLFPAPMSEQYAASESGKKQLHLFKVLGKFVARSMLDSRIIDVSFNPAFFRIADSSFSVAPSLGTVKAVDQDLANSLLLLKRFANAKAEVENKALSEAQTRQALLNVEVDGVKVEDLSLDFTLPGYPSIELIKDGSNVPVTIENVDLYVERVVDMTLSSGVQRQVEAFREGFSQVFPYSALRTFTPAELVMLFGRAEEDWSIETLMDSIKADHGFNMDSRSVRNLLQTMSELDAQQRRDFLQFVTGSPKLPIGGFKSLTPIFTVVCRPSEPPYTPDDYLPSVMTCVNYLKLPDYSSLDVLRTRLSVAIQEGQGAFHLS